CCTTTGCCGCGGATACACCCCTCTGGGTTACCGAGGTGGTTGCACAGCATGGTATTTCAGGCAACTGGCTTTGGTGGAACATGCTTGCAGGCGGCATGTTAACCACCCTGTTTTTCAGCAGACTCTGGCGCAGGGCAGGTGTAATCACCGAACTGGAATTCATCGAACTGCGCTACAGTGGCAAACCTGCTGCAGTACTCCGCGGATTCAAATCGGTATACATGGGCATCTTTTTGAATGGCATCATTATCGGCTGGGTGAATGCCGCCCTGATGACCATATTGCATGTATTTTTTGACATCCCGGAACAGGATGCCTTCTGGTATACGGGCCTTGCCATGCTCCTGGTGGCGCTCTATTCCACCCTTGCGGGATTGATAGGGGTTGCCCTTACGGATGCCGTGCAGTTTGTGATTGCGATGGTGGGATGCATCATCCTTGCCTACGTGGCCCTGGACCAACCAGAGGTGGGAGGACTCAGTGGCCTCACCGAAAAGCTACCGGCCTGGCGCTTTGATTTCTTCCCCCATATAACTTCCGGTGCAAGCCTAAGCGAAAACATAGGCACATTCAGCATTACCATTGGTGCCTTCCTGACCTTTACCTGCGTACAATGGTGGGCAAGCTGGTATCCCGGTGCCGAACCCGGCGGAGGCGGCTATATCAGTCAACGGATGATGAGTGCCAAAAACGAAAAACATGCCGTTCTGGCCACCTTATTTTTCCAGGTCGCACATTACTGCCTGAGACCCTGGCCATGGATCATTGTTGGACTTTGCGCGCTGGTCCTTTATCCGGAACTTCCCCTGGCTGACTCCGGAAAAGGTTTTGTCTTTGTGATGAGGGATTATCTTCCGGCGGGCTTGAAGGGCCTGTTGTTCGTCGCCTTTCTCTCCGCCTACATGAGTACCATATCCACCCAGTTGAACTGG
This portion of the Flavobacteriales bacterium genome encodes:
- a CDS encoding Na+:solute symporter; the encoded protein is MAFEFIDWTIIGVYLAFTLYIGFRYRGQAGGDLTSFFLGGRKLPWFIAGISMVATTFAADTPLWVTEVVAQHGISGNWLWWNMLAGGMLTTLFFSRLWRRAGVITELEFIELRYSGKPAAVLRGFKSVYMGIFLNGIIIGWVNAALMTILHVFFDIPEQDAFWYTGLAMLLVALYSTLAGLIGVALTDAVQFVIAMVGCIILAYVALDQPEVGGLSGLTEKLPAWRFDFFPHITSGASLSENIGTFSITIGAFLTFTCVQWWASWYPGAEPGGGGYISQRMMSAKNEKHAVLATLFFQVAHYCLRPWPWIIVGLCALVLYPELPLADSGKGFVFVMRDYLPAGLKGLLFVAFLSAYMSTISTQLNWGASYLTNDLYKRFIRKEDTFSTGEEGNRHYVSVARIITLGLVLLSFGVTSMIDSIDQAARFLIECGAGLGLVLILRWYWWRINAWSEVVATVAPLGGWLIANKGLHLDFPESFLLTVGFSTICWIVTTFLTAPDKQEHLQQFYDRVRPGGAWKRFHNSDSGDRPVRIGLLLACWLTATLFTYLLLFTMGALLFKPLTDACGYALIMVGLLLVFLWLAKKARLFSD